The proteins below come from a single Eucalyptus grandis isolate ANBG69807.140 chromosome 3, ASM1654582v1, whole genome shotgun sequence genomic window:
- the LOC104436288 gene encoding ferrochelatase-2, chloroplastic has translation MDAAASSSALNSVRITRATQRNGGPSSSRFHMSIRFQFANGQREYESSQALKVSTGSNDKRSGALSRSSFGGPCEKRNQLRQTFCSAGVCTYNGTATESDSHAAEEKVGVLLLNLGGPDTLNDVQPFLFNLFADPDIIRLPRLFRFLQRPLAQLISVFRAPKSREGYAAIGGGSPLRKITDEQADALKMALEEKNVSANIYIGMRYWYPFTEEAVQQIKRDKITRLVILPLYPQYSISTTGSSIRVIQNICKEDAYLSTMPVSIIQSWYQREGYIKSMADLIQKELESFSNPEEVVIFFSAHGVPVSYIVDAGDPYKDQMEECIYLIMQELKSRGVTNQHQLAYQSRVGPVEWLRPYTDDVLVELGQKGVKSLLAVPVSFVSEHIETLEEIDMEYRELALESGVENWGRVPALGCTSSFITDLADAVIEALPSATAMSSPTTSSKALDLDPVSYAIKMFFGSILAFLLLLFPKLVTAFKNHLP, from the exons ATGGACGCCGCGGCGAGCTCGAGCGCTCTCAATTCGGTCAGGATCACTCGTGCTACGCAACGTAATGGCGGTCCCAGCTCGTCAAg GTTTCACATGTCCATACGCTTCCAGTTTGCAAATGGGCAGAGGGAGTATGAATCATCCCAAGCCTTAAAGGTTTCTACGGGTTCGAATGACAAGAGAAGTGGAGCACTTTCGAGATCAAGTTTTGGTGGCCCCTGTGAAAAGAGAAACCAGCTTAGACAGACATTTTGCTCCGCTGGAGTGTGCACATACAATGGGACTGCTACGGAGTCCGACTCACATGCTGCAGAAGAAAAAGTTGGAGTGCTCCTTCTGAATCTCGGTGGTCCAGACACTCTTAACGACGTGCAACCCTTTCTGTTCAATTTATTTGCAGATCCC GATATCATACGTCTTCCCAGGCTGTTCCGCTTCTTACAGAGACCCCTTGCACAGCTAATATCTGTATTTCGGGCTCCCAAAAGTAGAGAAGGATATGCTGCCATAGGAGGCGGCTCACCTTTACGTAAAATAACTGATGAGCAG GCGGATGCACTCAAAATGGCTTTGGAAGAGAAGAATGTGTCTGCAAACATCTATATTGGCATGCGCTACTGGTATCCCTTCACTGAGGAGGCAGTTCAGCAG ATCAAGAGGGACAAGATTACAAGGCTTGTCATACTTCCGCTCTATCCACAATATTCTATTTCTACGACTGGATCAAGCATTCGTGTCATTCAAAATATATGCAA GGAAGATGCTTATCTGTCAACAATGCCCGTTTCTATAATACAATCTTGGTATCAAAGAGAGGGTTACATAAAGTCTATGGCAGACCTGATTCAGAAGGAACTGGAGAGTTTCTCCAACCCTGAAGAA gtCGTAATATTCTTCAGTGCTCATGGAGTACCAGTTAGTTACATTGTGGATGCTGGAGATCCATACAAGGACCAGATGGAAGAGTGCATTTACTTGATTATGCAGGAACTGAAGTCTAGAGGAGTTACCAATCAGCACCAACTTGCTTACCAG AGCCGAGTTGGACCTGTGGAATGGCTGAGGCCCTACACTGATGATGTACTCGTTGAGCTCGGCCAGAAAGGGGTGAAGAGTCTCCTAGCAGTTCCAGTGAG CTTTGTGAGTGAGCATATTGAAACTCTTGAAGAAATTGACATGGAGTACAGAGAGCTGGCACTTGAATCTGGTGTTGAGAATTGGGGCCGTGTTCCTGCTCTGGGTTGCACCTCTTCGTTCATCACGGATCTGGCTGATGCAGTGATTGAAGCCCTCCCTTCAGCAACAGCCATGTCGAGTCCCACAACTTCTTCTAAAGCTCTTGATCTAGATCCGGTTAGCTATGCAATCAAGAtgttttttggttcaattttggcATTTCTCTTGCTTTTATTCCCAAAATTGGTAACAGCTTTCAAGAATCATCTCCCCTGA